In a genomic window of Candidatus Cybelea sp.:
- a CDS encoding TPM domain-containing protein, whose product MDLLLVEGAMISAAAVISMRAGEILVAAVPRAAGRALLALLFALPLIAASAGFTIPPVPVHFVTDNAGALSSATRASLESQLRAYETSTGHQIIVWIGQSTGDVPLETWTGETADHWKIGRKKYDDGAVLFIFMADHKVRIEVGYGLEGKLPDADAYRIIQDDIRPRMRAGDTDGAVQAGVAVMLNTITPSAANMTPPPMVSHQHTGIALNSDLWFFLAFLVFVIIVHIIRSSYYGYLVLHEGRAAARAQMRRSQLFGGAFVGGFGGGGGFGGGGGGFSAGGGGFGGGGASGGW is encoded by the coding sequence GTGGATCTTCTTCTGGTGGAGGGAGCGATGATTTCGGCGGCGGCGGTGATTTCGATGCGGGCGGGGGAGATTTTGGTGGCGGCGGTGCCTCGGGCAGCTGGTAGAGCGCTGCTCGCGCTACTCTTTGCGCTGCCGCTGATCGCGGCATCGGCCGGCTTTACGATTCCGCCGGTGCCGGTTCATTTCGTTACGGATAACGCCGGGGCGCTCTCGAGCGCGACTCGCGCGTCGCTCGAGAGCCAGCTGCGCGCGTACGAAACCTCGACCGGGCACCAGATCATCGTCTGGATCGGGCAGAGCACGGGCGACGTGCCGCTCGAGACGTGGACCGGCGAGACGGCCGACCACTGGAAGATCGGGCGCAAAAAATACGACGACGGCGCGGTGCTCTTCATCTTCATGGCCGACCACAAGGTGCGCATCGAGGTCGGTTACGGCTTGGAGGGCAAGCTTCCCGATGCGGACGCCTACCGGATCATCCAAGACGACATCCGGCCGCGCATGCGCGCGGGCGATACCGACGGCGCCGTGCAAGCCGGCGTCGCCGTGATGCTGAACACGATCACGCCGAGCGCGGCGAACATGACGCCGCCGCCGATGGTCTCGCACCAGCATACCGGCATTGCTTTGAACTCCGATCTGTGGTTCTTTCTCGCGTTCCTCGTGTTCGTCATCATCGTGCACATCATCCGCAGTTCCTATTACGGATATCTCGTGCTGCACGAGGGGCGCGCGGCGGCCCGGGCGCAGATGCGGCGCTCGCAGCTTTTCGGCGGGGCGTTCGTCGGCGGCTTCGGCGGCGGGGGTGGATTCGGGGGCGGCGGAGGCGGTTTTTCCGCGGGCGGCGGCGGCTTCGGCGGCGGAGGCGCATCCGGCGGATGGTGA
- a CDS encoding alkaline phosphatase family protein — MALTRALPQSGSPSQHISHVVVIIQENRSLENFFTGYPGANAPASGCAIPEKNARPEITQRVARRVSGLHCPPGDISVTLKPITFDYVDLGHDWQSSQISWDKGRMDGFSKFCCKRGPYPAYSYVKRSLIKPYWDMAQQYVLADEMFPTEWGGSFTGHLTLVAGTDEIDQSPAESEIDTPQNTHDCDAPPGTKSSYVTSQGKVEMFKGPYPCFDQWNSIADVLDTAGVSWKYYATRRLDAGIWEPFEAMKYARYGRDWENVIAPQTRILKDSLGGHLASVSFVTPSLGDSDHPPINGGKGSDRGPSWVASVVNAIGESPYWNSSAIIVLWDDWGGWYDNAKPPQLDYRGLGFRVPCLIISPYAKIGYVDHKQYEFSSILKFIEEVYGTGQIGPEAEGYTDQRAAGLDGAFDFRQKPRPFTAIPSKYPVSHFLNEPPSNEPVDTE; from the coding sequence GTGGCTTTGACTCGCGCGCTGCCGCAGAGCGGATCTCCGAGCCAACACATTTCCCACGTCGTCGTCATCATCCAAGAGAACCGCAGCCTTGAAAACTTCTTCACCGGTTATCCTGGTGCCAACGCGCCGGCATCGGGCTGCGCGATTCCGGAGAAAAACGCGCGACCGGAGATTACCCAACGCGTCGCGCGCCGCGTCTCGGGTTTGCATTGTCCCCCCGGAGACATCTCGGTTACGCTCAAACCGATCACCTTCGACTACGTCGACTTAGGGCACGACTGGCAGTCGTCCCAAATTTCTTGGGATAAGGGGAGGATGGACGGCTTTTCGAAGTTTTGCTGCAAGCGTGGCCCGTATCCGGCGTATTCATACGTCAAGCGGTCGCTGATCAAACCGTACTGGGACATGGCGCAGCAGTACGTGCTCGCCGATGAGATGTTTCCGACGGAGTGGGGCGGGAGTTTTACCGGGCATTTGACGCTGGTTGCCGGCACCGACGAGATCGATCAATCGCCGGCTGAGTCCGAGATCGATACCCCACAAAACACACACGATTGCGATGCGCCGCCGGGCACGAAGAGTTCGTACGTGACGTCGCAAGGGAAAGTGGAGATGTTTAAGGGCCCATATCCCTGTTTCGACCAGTGGAACTCTATCGCCGACGTGCTCGATACTGCCGGGGTTTCGTGGAAGTACTACGCGACCAGAAGGCTGGACGCGGGGATCTGGGAGCCCTTCGAAGCGATGAAGTACGCACGGTACGGTCGCGATTGGGAGAACGTCATCGCTCCGCAGACGAGGATACTAAAAGATTCCCTCGGAGGGCACTTGGCATCGGTAAGCTTTGTTACGCCCAGCCTGGGCGACTCCGACCACCCGCCCATCAACGGGGGGAAGGGGAGCGACCGCGGCCCATCATGGGTGGCATCGGTCGTCAATGCGATCGGGGAGAGCCCGTACTGGAACTCGTCGGCGATCATCGTCTTGTGGGACGATTGGGGGGGCTGGTACGACAACGCGAAGCCGCCGCAGCTGGACTATCGCGGTCTGGGCTTCCGCGTTCCCTGTCTCATTATCTCGCCCTATGCCAAGATCGGTTACGTCGACCACAAGCAATACGAGTTCTCAAGCATCCTGAAGTTCATCGAAGAGGTCTACGGGACCGGGCAGATCGGTCCGGAGGCGGAAGGGTATACCGACCAGCGCGCAGCGGGTTTGGATGGGGCCTTCGACTTCAGGCAAAAGCCGCGACCCTTTACGGCGATTCCTTCGAAGTATCCGGTCTCGCACTTCCTGAACGAGCCGCCCTCAAACGAGCCCGTCGATACAGAATAA
- a CDS encoding PP2C family protein-serine/threonine phosphatase, giving the protein MWSSISKAISALTAGEQAEPYYDIAAERIQNALLKIQVPEVDGLELGARAEPARLVGGDYIDVFRSGDHLLFGLGDASGKSLGAAINALMLRYLVRGLTQALGHERLEAIIGHTNQVVAEDLDDTDYFITLLLGTISATSGRLRIVNAGHEPALILRAQAQEVEVLTMHGLVLGIDRKTPYSVEECTLDFGDRAVIYTDGLTEASNTRGELYTLERLRENFLAHRELNAQELADELFEAVKTFSNGQMRDDATILVICRTQPS; this is encoded by the coding sequence GTGTGGTCTTCGATCTCCAAGGCGATTAGTGCGTTAACGGCCGGCGAGCAAGCCGAGCCGTACTACGACATCGCAGCGGAGCGGATCCAAAACGCGCTGCTTAAGATCCAAGTACCCGAGGTCGATGGGCTGGAGTTAGGGGCCCGCGCCGAGCCGGCTCGCCTGGTCGGCGGCGACTACATCGACGTCTTTCGCAGCGGCGATCACCTGCTGTTCGGCCTGGGCGACGCGTCGGGGAAATCGCTGGGCGCCGCGATCAACGCGCTGATGCTGCGCTATCTGGTGCGCGGGCTGACGCAGGCGCTGGGGCACGAACGCCTCGAGGCGATCATCGGCCACACGAACCAGGTCGTGGCCGAGGATCTCGACGACACCGACTACTTCATCACCCTGCTGCTGGGGACGATCAGCGCGACGTCGGGACGGCTGCGCATCGTCAACGCCGGGCACGAGCCGGCGCTGATCCTGCGCGCGCAGGCCCAAGAGGTCGAGGTGCTCACGATGCACGGCCTGGTTTTGGGCATCGATCGCAAGACGCCCTACTCCGTGGAAGAGTGCACCCTCGATTTCGGCGACCGCGCCGTCATCTATACCGACGGTTTAACCGAGGCGAGCAATACCCGCGGAGAGCTGTACACTCTCGAACGCCTGCGCGAGAACTTCCTCGCGCATCGCGAACTCAACGCACAGGAACTCGCCGACGAGCTTTTCGAGGCGGTCAAGACTTTTTCAAACGGGCAGATGCGCGATGACGCGACGATTTTGGTAATTTGCCGGACGCAGCCAAGCTGA
- a CDS encoding TPM domain-containing protein produces MRSAGRALPVVAMAIALWPALLGVAADFKVPPTPDHFVTDSANALSSDARGSIENELQAYEHATGHQVIVYIGDTTGDVPLETWTGDSAHQWRIGRRGKDDGAILFLFMKDHKIRIEVGYGLESSLTDADSSRVINEIIRPKMRAGDTDGAVSAGVAAMLKTITPAYAAVTAPPSAEESSSPWWAGGIAIGLFSMFAVFMVIVIYIIVMQIVGSIRYGYLVLREGAPAAKKQMKSWPTWTSGGGGSSSGGGSDDFGGGGDFDAGGGDFGGGGASGSW; encoded by the coding sequence GTGCGATCGGCGGGGCGAGCCCTTCCCGTGGTTGCGATGGCGATCGCGCTCTGGCCGGCGCTGCTGGGCGTGGCGGCAGATTTCAAAGTGCCGCCGACGCCCGATCATTTCGTCACCGACAGCGCCAACGCGCTCTCGAGCGACGCGCGCGGCTCGATCGAGAACGAGCTGCAAGCCTACGAACACGCCACCGGACATCAGGTGATCGTCTACATCGGCGATACGACCGGCGACGTGCCGCTCGAAACGTGGACCGGCGACAGTGCGCACCAGTGGCGCATCGGCCGGCGCGGCAAGGACGACGGCGCGATCCTCTTTCTCTTCATGAAGGATCACAAGATCCGCATCGAGGTGGGGTACGGACTAGAGAGCTCGCTGACCGATGCCGATTCGTCGCGGGTCATTAACGAGATCATCCGGCCGAAGATGCGCGCGGGCGATACGGACGGCGCGGTGAGCGCCGGCGTGGCGGCGATGCTCAAGACGATCACGCCGGCGTACGCAGCAGTGACGGCACCGCCGTCAGCAGAAGAGAGTTCGTCGCCTTGGTGGGCCGGCGGCATCGCCATCGGATTGTTCTCGATGTTCGCGGTCTTCATGGTGATCGTGATCTACATTATCGTGATGCAGATCGTCGGCAGCATCCGGTATGGATATCTGGTACTGCGTGAAGGCGCACCGGCGGCGAAGAAGCAGATGAAGAGCTGGCCGACGTGGACCAGCGGCGGCGGTGGATCTTCTTCTGGTGGAGGGAGCGATGATTTCGGCGGCGGCGGTGATTTCGATGCGGGCGGGGGAGATTTTGGTGGCGGCGGTGCCTCGGGCAGCTGGTAG
- a CDS encoding helix-turn-helix domain-containing protein, whose translation MTAPPAHELTRIAVESRDTPLGSWTVARWSPPPACAWHGLVEQIWYFDGTLALARERVFPDGLAELIVQLDRPHRDGDSNSLDPFPAVCINGLRTRPSVVVAPQGRCRVLGICFDPAGVYSLLHASPKDLVDVTIDLRDGIGRSAAELGERCADAAQTAAWNPARNAVAAVLAAQQWLARRTASETDSAVAWTAAAIRNVRGIVSVDDIGRRLSLSRSRLAQRFLERTGVTPKRFARIVRFHRALSLLARSESIITAAAETGYYDQAHMYRDFAEFAGLTPGEFLAATRYPNSASIAEP comes from the coding sequence ATGACGGCGCCCCCGGCGCACGAGCTCACCCGGATTGCGGTCGAAAGCCGCGATACGCCGCTCGGCTCGTGGACGGTGGCGCGCTGGTCGCCGCCGCCGGCCTGCGCCTGGCACGGCCTCGTCGAGCAGATCTGGTATTTCGACGGCACGCTCGCGCTCGCGCGCGAACGCGTCTTCCCCGACGGACTCGCGGAACTGATCGTTCAGTTGGACCGGCCGCACCGCGACGGCGACTCCAACTCGCTCGATCCGTTTCCGGCCGTCTGCATCAACGGGCTTCGCACCCGGCCGTCGGTCGTCGTCGCACCGCAAGGCCGCTGCCGCGTGCTCGGCATCTGCTTCGATCCGGCCGGAGTCTACTCGCTCTTGCACGCGTCGCCCAAAGATTTGGTCGACGTAACGATCGACCTGCGGGACGGGATCGGCCGCTCGGCCGCCGAGCTCGGCGAGCGCTGTGCCGACGCCGCGCAGACGGCTGCCTGGAATCCCGCGCGCAACGCGGTCGCGGCCGTTCTCGCCGCGCAGCAATGGCTGGCCCGGCGCACCGCCTCTGAAACGGACTCAGCCGTCGCCTGGACGGCGGCGGCGATTCGCAACGTGCGCGGCATCGTCTCCGTCGACGATATCGGGCGGCGGCTCTCGCTCTCGCGAAGCCGCCTCGCACAACGATTTCTCGAGCGCACCGGCGTCACCCCGAAACGCTTCGCGCGCATCGTGCGCTTTCACCGCGCGCTCTCGCTGCTCGCGCGCAGCGAGAGCATCATCACGGCGGCGGCCGAAACCGGATATTACGATCAGGCGCACATGTATCGCGATTTCGCCGAGTTCGCGGGCCTGACGCCGGGCGAGTTCCTGGCGGCGACCCGCTACCCAAACTCGGCCAGCATTGCCGAGCCGTAG